A stretch of the Merismopedia glauca CCAP 1448/3 genome encodes the following:
- a CDS encoding reverse transcriptase N-terminal domain-containing protein translates to MTTELHPVDKWKSIPWRKLRKIVFRLQVRIFKAQKSRNAQLVRKLQKLLLSILAKITS, encoded by the coding sequence ATGACAACGGAGTTACATCCAGTTGATAAATGGAAATCAATCCCGTGGCGCAAGCTACGGAAAATTGTATTTCGCCTACAAGTTCGGATATTCAAGGCTCAAAAGAGTAGAAACGCACAATTAGTGCGAAAACTTCAGAAGCTTTTACTAAGTATCTTAGCAAAAATAACTTCCTAA